A region from the Achromobacter seleniivolatilans genome encodes:
- a CDS encoding sigma-70 family RNA polymerase sigma factor: MPKKGWLAHYRELFGSWRRKHSQDGEDAIQDAVVNMLENGLRGVDDPRAYLSRSTANGLIDRHRRRCVLDFRPLDELAEDEHPCVQDGQTSIYTAELLDALMAALQELPLVCQQVYIRHRLEGWTHAEIALDLGVSRSMVEKHMNRALFHIHERLQKYSPY, encoded by the coding sequence ATGCCAAAGAAAGGCTGGCTCGCTCACTATCGCGAGTTGTTCGGATCATGGCGGCGCAAGCACTCGCAAGATGGCGAAGACGCGATTCAGGATGCCGTGGTCAATATGCTGGAAAACGGCCTGCGCGGCGTTGATGACCCTCGCGCGTATTTGTCCCGCAGCACAGCCAACGGTCTGATAGACCGTCACCGCCGCCGTTGCGTGCTGGATTTTCGTCCGTTGGACGAATTGGCTGAGGACGAGCATCCCTGCGTGCAAGACGGCCAAACATCAATCTATACGGCAGAGTTGCTGGACGCGCTGATGGCGGCCTTGCAAGAGCTTCCGCTAGTTTGCCAGCAGGTTTATATCCGCCACCGCCTGGAAGGCTGGACTCACGCCGAAATCGCGCTGGATCTCGGCGTGTCGCGCAGCATGGTGGAAAAACACATGAACCGCGCGCTGTTCCACATTCATGAGAGGTTACAAAAGTACTCGCCGTATTGA
- a CDS encoding FecR family protein: protein MHWLTRIQSGDATHEEVDACAAWRRADPEHDRLYRSVEFFWEASRQLPEKKLRTILAQGVAAQSAPLHLSRRRFGFGVAGACVAATAAVVVLPVIFTAAPQYEASVNSRDLGSRKTVLPDGSSLNLNVGTQLNVALYDQQRVVELTSGEVFLSVQPDPARPFIVKAGGTVVTVTGTRFNVRRDDSQVKVAVESGSVSVSAGRWWNKANRNLTAGQSVNVGADGEVSSVATANIANVTAWREGKIVFDNAPLEYAVSEINRYLQHPAKLDAPRLRDYRVAGVFSINDPESMLAALPAIAPVRLQHQPDGRVQILPR, encoded by the coding sequence GTGCATTGGCTCACCCGGATACAGTCGGGTGACGCGACGCACGAAGAGGTTGACGCGTGCGCCGCTTGGCGACGCGCCGATCCCGAGCACGACCGGCTATACCGCAGCGTGGAATTCTTCTGGGAAGCGTCCCGACAACTGCCCGAAAAAAAGCTGCGGACAATTCTGGCGCAGGGCGTAGCTGCGCAATCAGCGCCGCTGCACCTATCCCGGCGACGGTTCGGCTTTGGGGTGGCGGGCGCCTGCGTCGCCGCTACCGCTGCCGTCGTGGTCCTGCCGGTGATATTTACCGCGGCGCCCCAATACGAAGCGTCGGTCAATTCGCGCGACCTGGGCAGCCGGAAGACCGTATTGCCGGATGGTTCATCCCTGAACCTGAACGTAGGCACCCAACTGAATGTGGCACTTTACGACCAGCAGCGCGTCGTCGAACTGACATCGGGCGAGGTCTTCTTGTCCGTCCAACCCGATCCGGCGCGCCCTTTCATTGTCAAGGCGGGCGGAACCGTCGTCACCGTGACGGGCACCCGGTTCAACGTCCGGCGCGACGACAGCCAAGTAAAGGTCGCCGTAGAGTCCGGCTCCGTGTCGGTGTCGGCGGGCCGCTGGTGGAATAAAGCCAATCGCAACCTGACTGCCGGCCAATCCGTGAACGTTGGCGCAGACGGCGAGGTCAGCAGCGTCGCGACCGCCAACATCGCGAATGTCACGGCTTGGCGCGAGGGAAAAATCGTCTTCGACAATGCGCCGCTGGAATATGCCGTGTCGGAGATAAACCGCTATTTGCAGCATCCCGCAAAACTGGATGCGCCTCGCTTGCGTGACTACCGCGTGGCAGGCGTTTTCAGCATCAACGATCCGGAATCCATGCTGGCCGCGTTGCCCGCCATCGCCCCAGTCCGGCTGCAACACCAGCCCGACGGCCGCGTCCAGATCCTGCCGCGCTAA